The Musa acuminata AAA Group cultivar baxijiao chromosome BXJ2-5, Cavendish_Baxijiao_AAA, whole genome shotgun sequence genomic interval ATTTAATTAAGATGTAAATGATTGAAAATGTTAGTCATCTACAACTACTAATAAATGATGCCTCAAAAAGTTATGGATTACTAATCCATTTTAGAGATCAAATAGATTCTGTCTTATACTAATGCTAGGATGGTAATTACAAGATAGAATTAGATTAATTCTTTTGGTTATCATGTAGAATTCATACTCTGATCCACCACCACCATCTCTCTGCTGCAGGGAAAGACCATAATCTCTACTGATGGCTTTTGTATTTCCAGCAGCAGATATGTGATTCATTTATTAAGGAAATGTGACCATGATTTCCATTTCCATTTATTAAGGAAATGTGTACATTATATTAGTTTCATCTTCATCTTATGTGCACTGAAAAGAATACATTTATCAACCTTTCTCCATTGTGAGATCCTACAGATAGTGTCAGGCTTTGACTATGCAGGAATGCTATTCTAATGGGGAGTGTCAAACTCCATCACCTTTTCATCATACCAGCAAGCTTAGTTGATTCCTTTGGGAAGAACAGACATCCATCATATGCTGCAGATGGCAATTTTAAATTAGAACATTATCTTTTCAACTCTCATTTGATTAATCTGTGCATTGCTGAGTAGTAAAGAACAAAGCAGATCTAATATAATGTGTGTGCTCCACACAGATCCTAAAATTGCCCAACAAGACCACTTGAACAACCTAGTTTTGCTTGCCAATGCTCTCCAGAGGAGCAGTGTCTCACCATATCCAAGACAACAAATTGCTGCATCCATTAAAGCAAGCTATAGACACTGTTGGAGAAGTTGATTAGGTGACCACTACTCCATTGAGTTATGACTGAGAGGTAACAGGTCAGCTTTGCAGCAGCCATGTATTTGGAGGATTGCATGACTTATTCCCAGCTTCCTagtttacttgatttttctttgtacTTCTCTTTGCATGATTGTCTCAATTCATTTGTCTCAAGCCTTGAGTCTTGATGTGATTGACAATGGAACACATAATGATAAAGTAGGTTTAACCAAACATTGACTTAAGAAGTGTTTCAATCTTCAATCATGGCATTCACTTAAAATTTACCAAACAAAACAGGGTAATATAGCAAGAGGATGATAGTCTATCAGGCAATATTATGGAATATGGATCATGAATAATGCACAATCCAAGTGGACAGTCTTGTTATTGTCCATCAATACTATACCCACAATCTAAAATCATTTTTTCATGCAGTCTATGGTGCAATGCACAATGGCAGTCTACATTGTATCACCTCACATTGCTGCATAATCTACATTCTCCTTTCACTGTTAATGACACAACTCTAGGATAGATTCTTTAAGTTGCATGAAGGAATGAAAAGAGGCTATGGTGTAAGATAGAAACATGAAGTTTGAAGAGGAGTGCAAGTAAATTTCACAGTATTGGTTTTCACAATACCTCTAGGATACATCATGAACAATTGACTTCAGCCAAAAGCAATGGCTGGTCTTGCCTGCTTAAtagaagaattatatatatatatatatatatatatatatatatatatatatatatatatatatatatatatatatatatatatatatatatatatatatatatgtgacttCTAGTGAGACTTTGAATTGACTTGTACCTGCCCactaaacaaagaaagaaagaaaacttctTTGGAGACAATGCCACAAAGTCAAAAGGCTAACAACAAACACCTTCTGGGCTTTGTCCCTGCTGTCCACAGGATATTTCCTGGTGCTTGGGTAGAAGAGGAAGATCCATGGCAAGAAATTGAGAGGTGAAACAAATGGAGATATCATTTGATAGATTATTTGCTTGGTGGTTGACAATTTTGAATGGTGCTTCAAGAGGAAGTAATGGCTTGTCTTGGGTCACAGAAAGACCTGCTTATATCACTTCTAGCTAGTTtccatctttgctgcatctctttgAAGAAGATGGTTCAGTGATCTATGTAGTTCTATTCTTCATTTTGAGGAATTTTTGCAACAATACTTTGAAATATTGctcaaaggttttttttttttttttgcatatacatattattttaggAGATTTATTGTGTATACATGTGGAAAATTAAAACCACAACATTCCAGATGCTAAATTCCAATTGCATCAATCAAAGCTACAGTAATCTCCCAATACCCCCATCTTCCTCCTCATTGTTATCTCTTGTGCTTATCTGATGGTGCTCTTTCCTTAGATTAAGAGCAGTCTTTGTTGCTGATGCCATTACATCCTCCATGAGATTCCAGTGCTCTAAGCAAAGACAAGAGGAAGAATACCCACATCTCCTCCTTTTCCATTGATTGCTCACATCTAAGTCCTCATGCTTTATGTAATTAATTCTGTCATTATGACAATGAAGGCTGCCTTTTGGGATATCTTTCGAAAGGTGGCAGTGTCTTGGACCACCTCCTCCCTTGACACCAAGGTCAAATGCAAGAGTTTCCTCCATATCTTAAGTGTAAAGTTTTCCTTTCCACCTTAAATTGATGAGACTTCCTCATCAACTTGTCCATGAAAGAAAAGGTATGTTCCCAAAGTAGACTACCCTTGTTTAGTAGGAACTAAGTGCAATTTAGTTTGGAAaacaataattggtatcagatacAATTGGTGGTCATACAACTTTGTGGAGTTCATTTGGGTTATATCCTGACATTGGTTGAGATGCAAGAAGGACATTGGATGGTTTCATTTTTGGTTAATCATGGTGATTTTTATAGGGTTGTGGTGATTCATTGTGAATTGGGACAAGTGGTTGTTGACTTCAATTAGGTTAAGTATATAAATGGTAAAGTTGGATTGTGCATGTCAGGGCTTAGTTAGTCATGCACATATTTGCATCTTTGAAGTTGTAGTTTCATAGAGGTCCATCAATCATATGGAGCAAATTAAACATGTAAAGTTTGAGTTTCATCAAGGTTTAAGCCTTTGACAATTCTGAAGAACCTAACTATATGGACtagttaaatataaaatataatcatagACTTCATAATCATCTCAAAGTTTGATGAATGTCATCCATTGGCTCAACATCAAACTAATACAGATCATTTGTGAATCAAGTACACCTGGTTCTATTACCAAAGTCAGAATTAAAGGGCAAGCCTAGTGGAAACTATCTACATGAGATCTTCCATTCAACCTTATAGATAATGTTAGGTATAAGATCAAGGCATTCTTACTGCTGGTAGCTATTGGATATGATTGCTGTAGATCACTTTCAAAGCAAACCATGGTGGACTTTGTCAATCTCATAAGATTTGAGATCTGAAAACTTTTAATTTTAAGGGGAAAAGGCAGTGGCCAATTGGAAGAAACCCTAGTTTTCAGCAATTTTGTCCTATACCAAAAGCATCACATCATCCTTCTTTCTCTCCTGGTTTCTTCCTATATAGCTTGGCATCAACTTCTCTGGTTGTTCACCACCCAAGTCTGGGACATCAAATTTTCTTTGGGCTgaggagcagagagagagagagagagagagagagagagaggagaaagaagagagaTGGGAAGAGCTCCATGCTGTGACAAGGCAAATGTGAAGAAGGGACCATGGTCACCTGAGGAGGATGCAAAGCTCAAGGCTTACATTGAGGAGCATGGAACTGGTGGAAACTGGATTGCACTGCCTCATAAGATTGGTTAGTGGTTACCACAAACCCTTACTGACTAGGCTTTGGCTTTTAATGGATCTTCTTCCCTGGCAGAAAACCCATTCTGGATCTTTGGTTTGTTAGAACTTTATTTCCTTGGAGCTGTTGCCTTCTCTATATCTGCTAATCTATAAGGTTTTCTTGGGATAAGCTTAATATAGTAGAAGAGGCTGAAGCTGTTGCCTTCTCTATATATGTCATCTTCATATCCAAGGATGAACACATTTAGATGCAGAACTGGTCACAAAAAGAGAAGAGAATTATTGATCACATAGAGATGGAGGAGCCTAATCATAGCCAAAACACCATTAGAGGGTTTCTATGTTCTTCTAAGTTCATGTTCTATCCTTTTGCTTTCCTAGTTTTCAGTGATTTGATCATGATAAGAAACCTAGCTAAAACCTTTTGTTTGCAGGATTGAAAAGGTGTGGCAAAAGCTGCAGGCTGAGATGGCTAAATTACTTGAGACCAAACATCAAACATGGTGGTTTTACAGAGGAAGAAGATCAAATCATCTGCAGCCTCTACATCAGTATAGGGAGCAGGTATATCATACTacaactactctctctctctctctctccctcctttaGACCCAACTCAAGTATTTCGGTGATGAAACTGAGATTTCATGCATGTATTAGGTGGTCAATAATTGCAGCTCAGCTGCCAGGAAGAACAGATAATGACATCAAGAATTACTGGAACACAAGGCTAAAGAAGAAACTCCTAGGCAAGCGAAGACAATCTGCTCAATCTCCAAGCCTCCACCTTAACCAAGCGGCTGGTGAGGAAGCTAATGGAGTGAACCATGAGGCACCCTCTCAAACCCTAAGCGCATCAGCCCTCGAAAGGCTGCAACTCCACATGCAGTTCCATGGCCTCTACCACCCCTTCTCCTTCCACAACCACCCTGCACGCCAGCCCAAGTGCCATCCACCAGGAGATCCCACTGCCACAACCCTAATTCAACAAGTATCCCCACCGAAACCTGATGCGGGACACCTGCAAGAAATAGACTGCTCGGCATTAGGGTTTCACTCACCTTCGGCCATGGAGACTTCGAGCTCAAACCTTGATGCAGGCCTTGAAGCTGACCTCCAGGACTTGCTCTACTGCAAGAACTCCTCCTCCTTTGTAGGGGATGAAGAACATCAACTTGCCAACTTAGACTactacaaagatttgtatggcgAAAGGGAGACTACAAATTGGTGTCCTTGTAATGGTTTGGAGGATCAATCGTCGTCGATGGGATCTTGGGATTCAGCTTCAGCTCTCCATTCTGATGCCATGATTCAAGAGTTCGCGTTACGGTACAATCTATAGGGATAAACAAGACTGAGATCTTAAGCTTGAGAAGGTGGATGTTGTTGAAGTTTTTGGCTTGAGTTTTATGTGTTTGTGCATCAAGTGTCTTAAGAACACTCAGTACTGTAAATGCCTCAATAATACTTAAGCTGGAttgttgccttcttcttcttcttcttcttcttcgtcttcttcttagcAACTAATCCATGTCAGGTTCTCTTTGGTGTTCAAAAGCTACACCAAGCATTATTCCATGACAAAAGGAAACCTTCCTTTCTGCTTGCAGCCATTACAAAGGAGGATCACATGCTTGGCCAGTAAAAGCTAAAGTGCATGCATCTCTTCCTTCTTTAGATGAATAACATGCATTAAATCTGGCATGTGTGTGTTGACATAACAACATTTAGAGGTGCTGCAGTCTGCTTTACTTCTTTGGTTATGTTCTTGCAGCCTTGACAGATTCTGCTACTAGGAGACAATTACAACTCTTCTCTTTCTCGGTAGCTTCTGTCACATAAACTCAGTTCTTCGAGCTTAGGTCGTCTCATTCCTATACATATAATGCATATGGCATTCTCTAACATTTGTGATGTGTTTTTTTGGGGACTTCTTTTTGCAGTTTTGcagtccttttttttatttttgaaatgaAAAAAAGGGTTTTTCACTCTTcccttaaaaaaaaagaaaaaaaatataattatgtatattagtccaaataaataggATCATTACCATTTCTTTTATACGACATACTTATAATGCTAGAAGATGTGCAATTTTATGACTGAGAGAGAAAGatagtaaaaataatattttcggtCGGACTGAGAGAGAAAGatagtaaaaataatattttcggtCGGTGCATGAGACTTCTACCAATACAAGCTCCGAAAAGAATTGATATATGCCATCATTACTCTCATGGATATTTCTAAACCTTCTTGTATGTGAGTTAGAttgaagttttctttctttttcttttcatgctAACCGACATCATCCGATTAAACGAATAAACAAATTAACAAGGTTAAGGACAGATAATTCAGAACATGTTAAAAATAGTCATAATAGAATTATAAAACATGATTAGAATGTTCAGCAAAAAGATATGTTTAGCCACTTTGGTCCATTAAACAGACAAGTCTGAATCAAAAGAAACCTTACAAATTTCTACATTGCTTTGAGACCTTGCAACATCCCTTGAGACATCCAAAATGGAAGCCCAAAAGGTGCCATAAAAGGTTTGTGCCAAAGCCACTTCAATGGCCCAAATGGCCTTCATAGATTATAAGCAACTTGGAGTTATTTTAAGTTGGCCATGTACTACATTTTCATGTCAAGAATGTCAAACACAAGAAGCTCTGACTGCTATTTACTTATTGTATTCCACAATCCTttttcctgctatatatatgagtTCTTGAGCATATACTCATTGCTTGCAGACCCAAGAAACATATGAATCAACTGCAAGGCACCAACCACAATTTCATGGAAGTTTCTCTTCCATGTGCTTTGCACTTCACTAGCATAAGCAAAAGCTCAGGCTGTAAGTTTAGTGTCAAAAGCATGGTTGTGTTTTAGAGCAGATGAATCTTTTGTTCTGCTTTGGAATGCCACAGCAGAAAAGAAGAATGCAAGCAGGAAGAAGACACATAACATGATGTAGGAAAGAAGATGGCCATTGATGGATTACTCCAATCTGTGCTAAGGAGTGCTAAATCTTAACCCAGTTTTCTGTTCCATACTTCGAATGCCAAAActtgaagagaagaaagaagacagTGAGGCTACAAACAACTTATGAACATGAATGAACGTGAGGGAGAAATCTCCTTGAATCTTCCATAGAAAAGATTCATGTttctcatagaaagaagagagagggagagagaagaaaaCTCCTTGAATCTTCCAAAAAATATTCagcaaaacacataaaaagactGTAACAAGATGATCATCTTTAGCTTCTGTTGTTCTCCATCACCAAAATCTACAGCTTCATTGCAATATGTAGCAATCCAAAGAACAGATGAGCAGCTTGGAACTGATAACCAGAGATGATTCCTGACTTGTTCTATCTCCTTACCATCCAAAGCAAACCTCTGCTTGCAAATGCAGGtgtttcatccaccattgatgcTGCTGCTACATGGCTGTGGCAGCTCCTAGCCTCCACATCCAAACACCAAGAGTCCCTGTCCTCTGTCACTGTAACAGGGCTGCTGCTACTCCTCTGCTTGAAGTCATCCCTTCCCCTGTGCAGTGGTAACCGGAATGACGAAGCCCGCCTGGAAGCATCATCCTCTGCAACCAGTTCATCTTTCCTTGAGCGCAGCCATGTCTTCGAAACAGAGTAGCTCTCCTTCCTGTGCAAACCGGCACTCGTGCTTGCATCACCACCACCTCTCGATACCACGCTTGTTGATGCATCAAATCCTGTGAATCCCTCTCTGATTGAGCGGCAGTCACATTCTGACACCGCAGCCCGGTGGCCGCGCTGCTTGAGAGCCGTCTTCTTCTTGCTCGGTTTTATGGTGACTCGAAGCGAGGAGCTCTCATCCATCACGTACTCATAGGCACCCATGGAGAAGCATCTCCTTTGATCCAAACTACTACTGCCACTACCAGTCTCTCGGCCTTCGCCTCCGCCATCATCCACACTCCTCAGCTTTCCGATCTTAACAGGCACTACTTTTGCCTCTGCCTCCTGCTTGTCATTGATCGACGGCACACAGTCATCCTGTCCGGGGAGATTAGAGGTGTTCCCCCTCGAGCTCTCACCACCAGACTCGAGAACAAGTACCACAGGACTGCA includes:
- the LOC135611848 gene encoding RING-H2 finger protein ATL13-like, producing MEGDSLLSPVSLPLPSFPPPPPPPPPAISFENRITPTILLIIVILAAIFFISGLLHLLVRYLLRPNHREPDAMSNVTALQGELQQLFHLHDSGVDQSFIDSLPVFQYKSIIGLKDPFDCAVCLCEFQSDDKLRLLPGCSHAFHLQCIDTWLLSHSTCPLCRRSLPTELSPASSCSPVVLVLESGGESSRGNTSNLPGQDDCVPSINDKQEAEAKVVPVKIGKLRSVDDGGGEGRETGSGSSSLDQRRCFSMGAYEYVMDESSSLRVTIKPSKKKTALKQRGHRAAVSECDCRSIREGFTGFDASTSVVSRGGGDASTSAGLHRKESYSVSKTWLRSRKDELVAEDDASRRASSFRLPLHRGRDDFKQRSSSSPVTVTEDRDSWCLDVEARSCHSHVAAASMVDETPAFASRGLLWMVRR
- the LOC135611847 gene encoding transcription factor MYB36-like — its product is MGRAPCCDKANVKKGPWSPEEDAKLKAYIEEHGTGGNWIALPHKIGLKRCGKSCRLRWLNYLRPNIKHGGFTEEEDQIICSLYISIGSRWSIIAAQLPGRTDNDIKNYWNTRLKKKLLGKRRQSAQSPSLHLNQAAGEEANGVNHEAPSQTLSASALERLQLHMQFHGLYHPFSFHNHPARQPKCHPPGDPTATTLIQQVSPPKPDAGHLQEIDCSALGFHSPSAMETSSSNLDAGLEADLQDLLYCKNSSSFVGDEEHQLANLDYYKDLYGERETTNWCPCNGLEDQSSSMGSWDSASALHSDAMIQEFALRYNL